Proteins from one Triticum aestivum cultivar Chinese Spring chromosome 7A, IWGSC CS RefSeq v2.1, whole genome shotgun sequence genomic window:
- the LOC123152741 gene encoding wall-associated receptor kinase 2-like: MAWILVLLPLAASAITASSSLVKPGCQARCGEVDILYPFGIGAGCFRRGFQIGCNNMTGGGADKPFLTDAKMRSEPILVLNLTVTPRARVRVMVPVAYQCFDATGNMTNRFDGQLRVNPVGVYRISDTANELFVLGCDAFIYAGRGSRRRQNPESYSYFSGCVAYCNSTKSARDRKCNGVGCCRVGIPQALLDTRMTFGDWPHAGMDFSPCNHAFIVERNHYVFQAADLKRTPDPAKPWRMPLWLDWAIRNGNNSLSCPLARESPGYACVSKHSECANSTNGMGYFCKCKKGYEGNPYLDNGCTDIDECKQPQSHSCFGKCTNMDGSFDCRCRRGFQGNATQPLGCVKSIHTGLIIGLSVSSGPIILLLFIGSKIIIRKLKHQKEQKLRQRFFNENRGQLLQQLVSHRSDIAERMIIPLKELKKATNNFHPTRKLGGGGHGTVYKGILSDLHVVAIKKSNIVVKSEINEFINEVAILSQINHRNIVKLFGCCLETEVPLLAYEFISNGTLCDYLHKTPLRSIPWQDILRIATEIGKALAYLHSGVSVPVIHRDIKSTNILLDDALTAKVSDFGASRHIPRDQTGITTAVQGTLGYLDPMYFYCGRLTEKSDVYSFGVVLVELLTRKMPITYRSSKGDGLVAQFIELLSGGKLEEILDPQVMEEGGSQVEEVAALAVSCTKLRAEERPTMRSVEMTLEALQGPKERVRVRDDLLAKTNEGSYSAMRYTSSIRRTSSENVSRQYSQEEEYLLSGSYPR, from the exons ATGGCATGGATCTTGGTGCTATTGCCACTAGCTGCATCGGCAATCACCGCATCTAGCTCCTTGGTGAAGCCTGGCTGCCAGGCGCGATGCGGCGAAGTTGACATCCTCTACCCATTCGGCATCGGCGCCGGCTGCTTCCGCAGGGGCTTCCAGATCGGCTGCAACAACATGACCGGCGGCGGCGCCGATAAGCCATTCCTGACGGATGCGAAGATGCGCTCCGAGCCCATACTCGTGTTGAACCTGACCGTGACACCCCGCGCGAGGGTCCGGGTGATGGTGCCAGTGGCTTACCAGTGCTTTGACGCGACCGGTAACATGACCAACAGATTTGACGGCCAGCTGAGAGTCAACCCGGTGGGTGTGTACCGCATCTCCGACACCGCCAACGAGCTCTTCGTCCTGGGCTGCGACGCGTTCATCTACGCCGGCAGAGGAAGTCGACGACGCCAAAATCCAGAATCATACTCGTATTTCAGCGGGTGTGTGGCCTACTGCAACAGTACCAAGAGCGCGCGCGACCGAAAGTGCAATGGCGTCGGCTGCTGCCGCGTCGGTATCCCGCAAGCCCTCCTCGACACCAGGATGACGTTCGGCGATTGGCCGCATGCAGGCATGGACTTCAGCCCCTGCAACCACGCCTTCATTGTGGAGAGGAATCACTATGTATTCCAGGCCGCCGACTTGAAGAGGACGCCGGACCCGGCCAAGCCGTGGAGAATGCCGCTTTGGCTCGACTGGGCCATCCGCAACGGCAATAACTCCTTGTCATGCCCCCTGGCGAGAGAATCACCGGGATACGCTTGCGTGAGCAAGCACAGCGAGTGCGCGAATTCCACCAATGGGATGGGGTATTTTTGCAAATGCAAGAAAGGATACGAGGGCAACCCATACCTTGATAACGGATGCACAG ATATCGACGAGTGCAAACAGCCACAGTCACATTCATGCTTCGGCAAGTGTACCAACATGGATGGATCTTTCGACTGCAGGTGCCGACGAGGATTTCAAGGCAACGCCACCCAACCATTAGGCTGTGTCAAGTCCATACACACAG GTTTAATCATTGGTCTATCAGTTTCAAGTGGCCCAATTATTCTACTTCTGTTTATCGGCTCAAAGATAATAATTCGCAAGCTTAAACATCAAAAGGAACAAAAGTTGCGACAGAGGTTCTTCAATGAAAATCGTGGACAACTGTTGCAGCAATTGGTATCTCATAGGTCAGACATTGCAGAAAGGATGATCATCCCATTAAAGGAGCTGAAAAAGGCCACAAACAACTTTCATCCAACTCGTAAGCTTGGTGGTGGCGGGCACGGTACCGTATACAAAGGAATTTTGTCAGACTTGCATGTTGTGGCCATCAAAAAGTCAAATATTGTGGTCAAGAGTGAGATTAACGAGTTTATAAATGAAGTTGCCATACTCTCACAAATCAATCATAGGAACATCGTAAAACTTTTTGGATGTTGTCTCGAGACAGAAGTCCCTTTATTGGCTTATGAGTTCATTTCCAATGGAACCCTATGTGATTATCTTCATAAGACACCACTAAGATCAATACCATGGCAAGACATATTAAGGATTGCAACAGAAATTGGCAAAGCTCTTGCTTACCTTCACTCGGGTGTTTCCGTCCCCGTGATACACAGAGATATCAAGTCTACCAATATACTTCTTGATGATGCTTTGACAGCAAAGGTGTCTGACTTTGGAGCTTCAAGGCACATTCCTAGGGATCAAACAGGGATAACAACAGCGGTGCAAGGAACTTTAGGGTATTTAGATCCTATGTACTTTTACTGTGGCCGGCTAACAGAAAAAAGTGACGTTTATAGCTTTGGAGTAGTTCTTGTTGAGTTGCTTACGAGGAAGATGCCAATTACATATAGATCGTCCAAAGGTGATGGGCTTGTTGCACAGTTTATTGAACTACTTTCAGGAGGTAAATTGGAAGAAATACTGGATCCACAGGTCATGGAGGAGGGAGGTAGCCAAGTTGAGGAAGTAGCTGCTCTAGCTGTGTCGTGCACGAAACTAAGAGCGGAGGAGCGACCAACCATGAGGTCAGTGGAGATGACACTGGAGGCCCTTCAAGGACCCAAAGAGCGTGTTCGGGTTAGGGATGATTTACTGGCAAAAACAAATGAGGGGAGTTATTCGGCAATGAGATATACATCATCTATAAGAAGGACAAGCTCAGAGAACGTGAGTAGACAATATAGTCAAGAAGAAGAATATCTGCTGTCTGGCAGCTACCCTCGATAG